The sequence AGGATTCTACAATGGTTGACTCATCACGCCAAAAAAGTCCCAGTAAAGCATTATGGTATTCAATCATCCCCGGTGCTGGGCAGCTCTATAATCAGCATCCGCTAAAGGCCATCTTGTTTTCCGGTGTTTTTGCCTATTTTACTTACGAATATCTTAATGCTCAGGAAGCTTATCAGGTTGATCCAGCTGATAAATCCCTCCACCGCATTCGGAATGACAAGATCTGGCTCATGAGCTTGACCTGGACCATGAATATTCTGGATGCCTATGTGGATGCACAGTTGTGGGATTTTGAAAAATACAGGATCAGCACGGAGGCGTTACCAGAAACCGAACTCATTAAACCAAAGGAAACGGACAGTATAGATGACACAGAATAGAGAAGCCTGGGGGTCACGCTTTGGATTTATCCTGGCTGCAGCCGGATCTGCAGTTGGGTTGGGTAATATTTGGAAATTCCCCTACATCGCCGGTGAAAACGGAGGAGCAGCCTTCATCTTCATCTATTTGATCTGCATTGGAATAATCGGTTTTCCCGTGCTTATTGCAGAAATTCTCATTGGTCGCACCACTAAAAAAAATCCCGTAGGTGCCTTTGCAGCCCTGACAAAATCAAAAATATGGGTTTCAGTTGGTTTCCTGGGAGTTGCTGCCGGCTTTATGATTCTCTCATTCTACAGTGTCATAGGCGGCTGGACCATTGGCTATGTGGTGGAAACGCTCAGAGGGTCACTGTCAAGTTTCAAGAGTCCGGATGAAGCGGGTGCCTTGTTCGGAACTTTATCAGGCAGTGCCACCTGGACTCTAGGCTATCATTCCGTCTTCTTTGCTTTGGTTATGGGTATTGTAATCAGGGGAGTGCAGGGGGGCATAGAGCTCTCCAGTAAGATTATGATGCCGGTTTTGTTGTCGATCCTGGTCATTCTCATTATTCGAGGAGTGACCCTGGAAGGCGCTTCAGAAGGACTGGCTTTTCTGTGGGTTCCGGACTGGAGTAAAATTAACGGCCAGGCTGTTCTCACTGCCCTGGGACACGCATTTTTCACTCTGAGCCTGGGTATGGGGGCCATGCTAACGTATGGTAGTTATATGTCTAAGCGGGATAATCTAATCACTTCTGCCGCTCAAATCGTATTTTTGGATACACTCATTGCGATCATGGCAGGTGTAGCCATCTTTACTGCGGTCTTTGCTTCAGGTTTGGATCCGGCTGCTGGTCCAGGATTGATTTTTCAAACCCTTCCAGCAGTGTTTTCGACCATGACGGGGGGGGTCTATTTTTCATTCCTATTCTTCCTGTTGCTGGCTATTGCGGCGTTAACTTCTGCAATCTCACTGTTGGAAGTGGTGGTAGCTTATTTTGTGGACGAAAAAGGGTGGAATCGGAAAGGAGCCGTCATCGCCTTTGGTGGAACGATCTTTCTCTTGGGTATTCCTTCAGCCTTATCCTTTAATATTATGGCTGATGTCACTTTATTTGATAAAACATTTTTTGATATTGTCGATTTTACAGCCTCAAACATTCTGTTGCCTTTTGGTGGCTTGATGATTGCCATTTTTGCCGGTTGGATCTGGTCACGCACTGCAGTAATGGCTGCAGTGAAAGAAGGTGCTGAACAATTATTTGAGACCTATCCCTGGTTCGAGGGGATCTGGTTCCTGTTTCTCAAGTTCATTGCTCCAGTACTCATTACTTTGGTTCTCTTAAATAGCCTGGGTATTATCTAAAATAATATTTGCATAAACCTTGCGCTGGTTCCCAATCACCGCAAGGCTAAAATTTAGCTCCAAGAACCCCACCTTGCGCAGGCTCCAAGCCTCCGCAAGGTTAAACATATCCTGATAGCATACACAGTTTCACATCCCTGTGAATCTCAAGTCGTCCCCAGCGAATCAGCTTCCCGAGGGGACAATTGGTACTAAGCCATAATCATTGAAATTATTCCTGCTTAGGCTACCTTTGAGCACGAATTTAAAAAGACGGGAGGGGAAATTCATGAATCGCCACTATTCTATAATCATATTTCGAGTTATATTGTGTCGAGCCTTTTATGCGGATCAGTATAAAGCACATAAATATTTCAGCAAACCGCTTATGAAGTTCAGCATCAGGAAAATACATATTTTGAAAAAATTGCTTATGCAGACGCCAACGCAGTGTTTCAGGTCTTATGCGGAACCGTATAATCATAGTTAGCTCGACTTAAAAGAAAGGAATATTCAAACAATAACGCTTGACATTATTATCGCAATACGTTATCATTCAACAAGATGATTAAGACTTTCGCATCAAAAGAAACAAAAAAACTATTTCAACGGATACGTTCTCGAAAATTACCAACAGATATTCAACGCATTGCAAGTCGAAAACTTAACGTACTTGATGCTGCAGACCACCTTTCTGACCTTCGTGTTCCTCCATCCAATCATCTCGAGAAGCTACATGGAAAAAGATCTGGCCAACATAGTATCAGGATAAATGATCAATGGCGGATTTGCTTTATCTGGGACAAGGGCAATGCCCATAATGTGGAAATAACTGATTACCATTAGGAGCATATTATGACTACGAAAAAATTAGATCCGATACATCCAGGCGAAGTCCTCATGGAAGAATTCTTGAAGCCTATGGAAATAAGTCAGTACCGGCTTGCAAAGGACATTCATGTTTCAGCACGCCGAATCAATGAAATCGTTCATGGAAAGAGAGCTATTTCTCCCAATACTGCACTTAGATTATCTAAATATTTTGGTTTATCAGAGCGCTTTTGGCTGAATCTGCAAGCTAGATATGATTTAGAACTTGAAAAAGATCGTATTGCACCAATCCTTGAAAACCAAATTCACGCTTTCGTCCATATCTAATTATAAAAGGAACGGCTCATTTTGGGGATACAATGCCATGGAAGCAAAAAAAGCGAGCTAACAAGCTGCTTCAAGCTGACCCACAACAGGGGAGTGGTTGAGGAGAATAATGTACAGGGATACAGTGTCTTGAACAAATTGAGAATGTGTTATGAGGCAGCTTAAGCGCGGGACGTTATCGCGCCGAGGAAAGCTCGGCGTGTCTTATAGGGTGCAAGTCCCAATCAGGTAAGGGTTAGCCACCCACCTGTACCGAGTGTTGCGCCTGTGGCGGAGTCATGATTATAGTGGCGAACAAGACAGGTGAAGCGTACACAGGGAATTCTGTA comes from Candidatus Neomarinimicrobiota bacterium and encodes:
- a CDS encoding DUF5683 domain-containing protein; translated protein: MVDSSRQKSPSKALWYSIIPGAGQLYNQHPLKAILFSGVFAYFTYEYLNAQEAYQVDPADKSLHRIRNDKIWLMSLTWTMNILDAYVDAQLWDFEKYRISTEALPETELIKPKETDSIDDTE
- a CDS encoding sodium-dependent transporter, with the translated sequence MTQNREAWGSRFGFILAAAGSAVGLGNIWKFPYIAGENGGAAFIFIYLICIGIIGFPVLIAEILIGRTTKKNPVGAFAALTKSKIWVSVGFLGVAAGFMILSFYSVIGGWTIGYVVETLRGSLSSFKSPDEAGALFGTLSGSATWTLGYHSVFFALVMGIVIRGVQGGIELSSKIMMPVLLSILVILIIRGVTLEGASEGLAFLWVPDWSKINGQAVLTALGHAFFTLSLGMGAMLTYGSYMSKRDNLITSAAQIVFLDTLIAIMAGVAIFTAVFASGLDPAAGPGLIFQTLPAVFSTMTGGVYFSFLFFLLLAIAALTSAISLLEVVVAYFVDEKGWNRKGAVIAFGGTIFLLGIPSALSFNIMADVTLFDKTFFDIVDFTASNILLPFGGLMIAIFAGWIWSRTAVMAAVKEGAEQLFETYPWFEGIWFLFLKFIAPVLITLVLLNSLGII
- a CDS encoding type II toxin-antitoxin system RelE/ParE family toxin yields the protein MIKTFASKETKKLFQRIRSRKLPTDIQRIASRKLNVLDAADHLSDLRVPPSNHLEKLHGKRSGQHSIRINDQWRICFIWDKGNAHNVEITDYH
- a CDS encoding HigA family addiction module antitoxin translates to MTTKKLDPIHPGEVLMEEFLKPMEISQYRLAKDIHVSARRINEIVHGKRAISPNTALRLSKYFGLSERFWLNLQARYDLELEKDRIAPILENQIHAFVHI